The DNA segment CAAATTATTTCAGTGTTCAgaattattatgtaataatgaTATTGTTAACCCTAAAATAGgggtaatattatataatcatttgTGTCACATGTGAGTATTCTTCTTTAGTTATATcgttattaaatttattattaagaaATGAATGCCTATCattgtttatataatatatagagTTATTTGAATCCTCCAAAGAAGAcgctattttgaaaaatagtaCATGGTAATTATGATCTATATCATTCGTTTATTAAATTGGCACtgctttaaaatgttataaatgaAAGTGTGTACTAATTAATCGTATATAATTTCTAgcatgaatattttattcttctgttgcaaaattattatgGAATAAAGTTTATTAACACTGTGTAGTatgttaattaaattatatgttcttttaaaatttaacgACGAACAAAAACTTTAAtctgtaattttattttaaaattcgaGCATTCTATTTGTTCGTAGTGTGTAGCATTGTGGAGGGggtaatatatgtaaattttctcTCATTTACTGCCGGTTATAGTACACAATAAACACACGCGCTTTACAATACAGTTCTTCTGAAAATATGTGCAATTGTTAGGTGATATATTAAAACGTTCATTTAAATTTCTAAGCTTGTTATGGCGTGtcatttttaaggaaaatgtaaaatttgtcctaatttttatcataaccTTTACAttctttatttcattaaaattatgcataatatataaatctaCATAGACATGAGGCAGAACCAATACGTTATCGAATATCCTAAATGttatattcttaaaaaatatattttacgcACCCATTTGCGTGCACTAATTAGTACAAAAAGAcaagtaaatataaaatcaagtttatttttacaaatattaaatatgatGTTATCgcatttaacaaaaaaaaacaaaaaaaaaaatcattaaaaaatagaaatacattatgaaaaaataagtacGAACTGTTGCacagaatatatatatatatttatacacattCGCTGTAAATAACACTACagaaatgaattattaagattcatttctatataataagaaatataacCCATTTTAGTCACATTATAAAtagaaacaaataaaatgtttagGGCAAATAATtagtaaaaatttacatatgaacacataatttataaattgtttttaagcACACATATTTAACaactaaaaatattatttttgaaaatataatgaaacgaaaaaatatatgttatacgtaataaatatttagcGTAATAATCTCTTTGTGACTATAATTCGTTGAATGCCatcttaatatataaaattaattttgaagtattttttactaaaaaagGGATGACATTGgcaattatttatattatggtAAGCTGTTAATTATTCCTAATGCATGCCACTTTTTGTTAATGGATGTGTAACTTGTTAAATGGTTATTTATGtgatattttatattgcAAACTCTTCAAGTTTTAGCAAATATTAGAATAATGCATAAATAAGTTACGTTTTCTGCATTAATACTATTTAGTACTAATTTGTCGTGATtactaatatatttttcatttcccccaCTATTTACATTACTGAGCGTAATTTTCCCAATGTTAATATTACCCACAAAAAATGAGTAATAATTGAAAagttttgtttaatttattaaggCAGATTTTCCATTacatgtaataataaaaataaggggaTTTCTAAAAATTCCAAGCCATAATATGTGTGGTATACATCTAAAGTTGTAATTATTACGAGTCTACAATGGAAGAATATCCACAAAAGATGTTTTACACCATgcttcttattttatttatttgggGGATAATACGTATAccttttttgatatataaatttttttatatttataaaggCCTAAAGCAGGACGTGTTGTGTAAGAAATCGcgcgaaataaaattttgccacttgttaattttacacattgttttttggttttcccgttgataattaaaaaaatacataaattcatttaaaatgtgaattATCATTGTTGTCTTTCTTAGTCCATTAAAAATTCGTTATTAAGACAATATTTTTGGGTCagcaatatttattttgtcaaTTTGTTTGGTATAATCTTTTACATAGTTATAATTCAGTCGAGCACTTATCCCAATACActtatgtttttaatatactattcttcatcctcattcattccttttatttatattattatattatatctgaatattatattatgaatGTTCCTTAGATGTATTATTCTGTTGACCATGCCAGATGCATACGCATGTTATACTTCGTTTTACGCTAGGAACATATCTACATTTTCTATGTTAATTAGCAAACAATTAATActagtattttattataataggatttgcaatttttatatttacacatttaatatttatcacTCATAATTTTCAGAGTGTTATCCTATGTGAATCTGGGAATCATCCGATTTTAAGTATTCTTTTTCGAAGtcattttgtaatttctCAGTTAATTCACCTATATCACTTGATAgtctgtttttattttttgtattatcaCGTAACCAATGATTTAATGGAGAaaactaaaataaaacagaaaaatgttatgtttcttaatatatttattttataataaagtaTGCATCATAATATGTATTGTGAGAGGTTTCCtaaatatgcataattaaaatattttctttttaacctTTAAGGCGTAAAAGGAAACAACAGGTACAGATATTAAAGTACCCATAGTTACTATTTTGGAAGTACTTGTGCTACCTGGAGCAATTCTTTCATTAGTTTGAACATCACTATTACTAGCAGGTAATACGTTTTCTTCGacatttaatgaaaaattttctacatttttacctGGGGTACTTTGTAAATTGggtatattatattcatattctGAAAAatccctttttaattcttcatataattCCTCAAATTGAAGCAACTCATCACATAAAGCATTGTCGCATTGGGGCCCACTATACGTATTTATGTACctcttatatatatcaatGCACTCATTAACATACTCAATAAGAGCTTTATGGTGATCATAGGATTTACCCAATCTCACaacactttttattttattaatactaattgaaaaactataaaatttaattaacttTTCTGGATCTGTATTTATAACTTCGAAATTATTATGGTTACATTCATTAAGGAAAGGAATCATATTCTCCGTAAGCTTCCCTAAATCGCGGTAAATATCACGTAAAAAATCAGTAGTAACATGGGAAGATTGTACTGTTTTATATAGCCAACTCGAGAGACAAACACATTGGTATTGATTGGCATTTTCTTCCGGGTCGCTTAAAGATTGAAGATTTCTAACAAGTTTattacaaattttaattttctcgcTTTTTCCATCACTACCGTGCCTTGTAAGTAAGTTCACacatatatcattataatCTTCTGCAATATATCCATTTAATACATCATTGTCGAAATTATCAATATCTARCTGATCCAAAAAGGGATActatcaaaataaaaaatagaaaacaaatgaatgttctattaaaatgtttttattatgtataaagTAGAAATTCCTATTGAAGATAACTATAACATTCATGTAATTAGAtctatatgaaaattttaatataaaatgaaaatatactttttccTTCAGTTGTTCGAAAATGTTCGCCACTTAGTTTTGAAATGCTGAACAATTTTACTTccaatacatttttatattatgtatatatattaaaacgCTAACGTAATATTTCgtataaatgtaatttatatatgataacaaaattactaatttaaaaaaattcctaattaattaattacaaattttataattaatgtaaAGTGTAAATGAAATTATCCGTTTCcgattatgataaaaaaaaaaaaaattaaaattgtaaataaaacaataaaaaaaaacataagacaatatagaaaattaaaaatttacgtaTTCTTTATAAGATAAAAACCATATAAACGcattaatatgttataaaatgGAATATAATATTTCGATAAAATTTAGTATATAGATCATATTTTtagaattttatattaaattatctTTTACATGATTATAAAGTAATTTTATTGTTAAAAagatgtatttaaaaaataaactgtgTCATAAACAAGAAAAATACTATCACcgtaaatgtatatatatgattttgcatatattaattaagctatttgtataaataatagaaatagGAGTTGGTTAGtgtcattattatataaaatgaatgttCTATTGTTTAAGGGTTTAGGATTAGgtttcaggtttagggtaaGGGATTAGTGTACAAGGTTTAGATCTAAtgttttttctataatatgCTAATTATATACTGGGATATATACAGTTTACATTGTTATTGTATATctacatattataaaaatcttTAATGTTAGACATGACGTACTTTAATAAGTCCTTTTAAAAGAAAGTACGGTGAATCATTGTTTTATACAAAGACGTAAAAAGATTTTTTGCATAGATTGtaccgaaaaaaaaagtttaatacTGACGTAAGAATATTTTGTGAATTATATTGTACTTTTTAACACAAAAGTGGAATTATGATTACATAATTTTCGTAGACcattccccccaaaaaacgTTATCCTatctattaaaaatgaatatttatagTTGCTATAATGTGTTATAggcatattatattttacgaTTATGCATATTCGGTATTTCATGTTAGAGCTTCTACTCTTAATAGTCATGGAAAGTTGATAGTTATGTTAGTTATTGTAACAACtggtatatttatttatgtagggccataaaaaataattgaataaaatggcaataaaattagtctaaaaaaaaagataaataaatattatttatggaATATTTGAATTACATAGTGCTATTAcctaataaaagaaaaaaaacaattatttaaaaaaactataaaaatatgaatagatttttaggatttttttttatttcatctcAATCACtaatggaaaatataaatatatcacattaatgttataaatgAATTTCCTAGAAATAACCATATTTATGTCATAAATAGAAACTTTTTTAACGACAATCattgtaattttctttaaagaaTATTTAAGAATTCGtagaaaacataaaataaatatttcaaaatgtgtTATAACTTCTTTTACTTATTGTTaccataattatataatacatacgtgcatTAAACGTTTTAGGATTtagaatattatttatatttagttTGAGACTTTAAACTGCTGCACTGTTTTCCTAGTTTTATGATATTTAATAgtgtttttttgctttattataAACAATACAATAACAATTTGTTACACAATAGCCTTAAAATTGAGTAGCAAAAAGTGAACGCTTTATTAATTGTTGCGAATAAGGAAAAGATCTGCGTAAAAATTTATCGATGGaaggttatatatattatatacatatatatttaatgttaattCTTATagtttaataatattttacattatattaaattcaAACAATGACAAAACAGAAAGCGCCATTACCAGAGGGAAAATTggtatatatgaatatatatcattttggTGCGTTACTAATTAGATAAGTAGTTCGACTTGaaatagaagaaaaattctATTATGAGAACCATACATTTGGTACTAATATGTTAACCTTTTCATGTTTATTATCAGGAGGAAGCTGCAAAAGATGTAGAACTGCATAAAGTACATCCagaaaatttcttttcagAGCTTGGTAAATCTTCTACTTTTGATGGACTTTGTAATGGAATCGAACTTAAAGTAGGTTTCAAACGTACAGAGGTCAAAGAACTTTGCAGTAAACTAGTTCGtgttttagaaaaattaagtaaAGCGGGTGATTCCGAACGTAATAAGTACTGCAGTTATGTACgttattggttatatgaacaaataagTGAAATTCATACTAACAAATC comes from the Plasmodium vivax scf_7219 genomic scaffold, whole genome shotgun sequence genome and includes:
- a CDS encoding variable surface protein Vir8-related (encoded by transcript PVX_120840A), encoding MNVIYPFLDQLDIDNFDNDVLNGYIAEDYNDICVNLLTRHGSDGKSEKIKICNKLVRNLQSLSDPEENANQYQCVCLSSWLYKTVQSSHVTTDFLRDIYRDLGKLTENMIPFLNECNHNNFEVINTDPEKLIKFYSFSISINKIKSVVRLGKSYDHHKALIEYVNECIDIYKRYINTYSGPQCDNALCDELLQFEELYEELKRDFSEYEYNIPNLQSTPGKNVENFSLNVEENVLPASNSDVQTNERIAPGSTSTSKIVTMGTLISVPVVSFYALKFSPLNHWLRDNTKNKNRLSSDIGELTEKLQNDFEKEYLKSDDSQIHIG